From the Mesotoga prima MesG1.Ag.4.2 genome, the window AAATTCGGAGTACAGAATATCTATCCAGCCGACAGTGGAGCCTTCACAGGAGAGATCTCTGCATCGATGCTGTCAGATCTTGCTGTTGAATATGTTCTGGTTGGTCACTCTGAGCGCAGGCACATTTTCGGCGAAACATGCGAGCTGACTGGTGAGAAGATCAAGTCAGTCTTGAAGCATGGCCTCACACCGATTTTCTGTGTTGGTGAGACTCTTGAAGAAAGAGAAGCCGGCAGGATGAAGGAGGTACTGGAAACCCAGATTAGAAAGGGCTTTTCCGGTCTTGGAAAGAGCGATCTAGAACGTATCATAATCGCTTATGAGCCAGTTTGGGCAATAGGAACTGGCGTGGTTGCTTCGCCAGAGCAGGCCGATGAAGCGATGAAGTTTATCAGAGATCTAATTGCGTCTCTTTATGGCGTTGATTTGTCAGAGAGTGTTCGGATTCTCTATGGTGGAAGTATCAAGCCAGAAAACTTTGAATCACTCATTTCAATGGAGAACATTGACGGTGGTTTAGTTGGGGGCGCAAGCCTTCAGGAAAGCTTTGTACAGCTGGTTGCAATAGCTGAAAGTCACGCTTGACAACTACGAAATGATGGCCGCCCCCTCGTGGGCGGCTACTACTTTTCTTCTTCTTCAAGGTGTTATAATCTCACAATAGGGGGTGTAGTTCTTGGAACGTTATCAGGAGCTCGAACTTGTTGTGGACAAAATGGTGGAGGAATTCACCCGACTTAGAAAGGAAAACGAACAGCTCTGGAATCAACTCGAGACGTCACAGAAAAAAGTCGAAGAATCTGAGTTAAGAATCCGGGAGCTTGAGCTCCGCCTTGAGAGTGAATCAAGAACAATCTCTTCACTGATAAAAAGAGTCAGAGGCAGCCTCGTTGAAGACAGTAAAAAAGTATAAGGAGTCCAGCTATGAAGCGTTCAGTCTCTCTAGATCTAGGAGGAAGGAAGTACACTTTTCTTACTAGTGATCCGCAAGAACTCGTGGATCAAGTTTTTTCAAAGATAGGCGAGCTATATGATTCACTGAAGAATAATGAAGAGGAAATCGGCTATGAAAAAATACTGGTCGGGATTTCTGTCAACCTTGCACACGACCTTGTGAGAAGTCAGAATGAACTGCTTAGGCTAAAGGCGAAATACGAAGAGGTTCTTTCAGAATACTTCCAGGGACGTGACGAGGTTGAGAAGTAGATTAAGAATTGGAGTTTTTGATTCCGGAATAGGTGGCCTCACTGTTCTCAAAAGGCTCGTGGAGACGTTACCCGAAGGAGTGAGTTTTCATTATTTTGCCGATACTGCCAGAGTTCCTTACGGCTCAAAGCCAGTAGAGACGCTAAGAAGATATGTAAGAGAAATATTCGACCTCTTTGCTCATTTGAATGTCGATGCAATAGTGACGGCCTGTAACACTTCTGATTCGATACTTACGCAAAGTGATAAAGCGGAGCTCGGTGTTCCATACTTCAGCATAATTGATCCTACAGTTAGAAGAATCGGCGAGTCGGCTCCCGGTAATTCAACGGTGGCCATAATCGCAACTGAAAACACGGTAAAGAAGTCTCTTTACCTCAGAAAGCTATTTCGCTATGAAAGCTTCAGTAAGATAGTTCAAAAAGCTTGCCCACTCTTCGTGCCGTTGATCGAAGAGGGTATCTGGGAAGGTGAGATTGTCGACTCGATCGTCAAGTATTATTTGAATGACTTTGCTGAGATTGAGCCAGACTTCATGATTCTCGGATGCACTCACTACCCTTTCATAAAAAACTCGATTGAGAGGTTTTTGCCTTCAAAAACCAAGGTTGTCGATCCATCCGAGTATATTGTGAGGGACGTAGCTGACTGGGCTACGATTTTGTCGCCTGAACCTTCGACGGTTGATTATTACGTAAGTGGCAACACCAGAATTTTCCAGGATATTCTAAAGAGATATCTCGGAAGATTCGAGAATGTGAAGGGTGTCGATCTGAACGTTACAGGGATAAATGTGAGAGGAAGAGTTTAGGATGAGCAAGATAGTTCTTGTCGGAGGTGGGACCGGGCTATCGACTTTCGCTCGAGTGATAAAGGATTTCGTTACTTCTCTTACTCTGATTGTGGCTGTAACAGATGACGGGGGAAGTTCCGGAATATTGAGAGAGGCTTTAGGAATGCCTCCGCCCGGTGATGTAAGAAACAATATTATCGCGCTAGCCGATGATGAAGAACTGTTGACGAAGGTGTTTTCTCACAGGTTCAGTGCCCCGGCGATGAACGGTCATTCGCTCGGAAACATAATTATCGCTGGTCTCATGGAGATGTGTGGAGGTTTTTCCGAGGCAGTTTTGACTGCTTCCAGAATGCTCAAGATCAAAGGCATTGTCCTGCCCGTGGCGGAGGATCTCGTTAGTCTCGTGGGTGAGCTTGACGATGGGACAATTGTCAAGGGAGAATCCCGAGTATCGGCAGCTGGAAAGAGGCTTAAAAAAGTCTCCCTTGACAGAACGTGCGAAGCTCTTCCAGAGGTGAGCGACTCGTTGGTTTCGGCAGATACGATAATTATCGGTCCCGGTAGTCTCTTTACAAGCGTTGTACCTAACTTCCTTGTTTCCGGTGTAAAGGAGGCGCTGAAGAGATCTCAAGCGAGAAAGATCTATGTCTGTAACATCATGACTCAACCGGGTGAAACGGATGATTTTTCACTGGCAAAGCACGTACAAATCGCAGAGAGTTATTGTGGGGTAGAATTCGATCTTATTTTCTGGACAGAGATCGGGGGCGTTGCATCGTCGGTTTTGAGTAGGTATGAAGAGAAAGGCTCACGTCCGGTCGAAAATGACATGATTTCGGATGGGAGGGTTAAGGTAATAACCGGAGCGACTACCGAGTTTATAGACGATGGAAGAAGACGCCCCGTACTTAGGCACTCTCGAGCCGGAATAATTTCGATTCTTCATGAATTAGGCTTGTTGGGAGAGGAAGGAATTTGAGCTATGCCGACAAACTCAAAGAAGAGTTATGTCATCTTCCGCTCGATGATCAGGCAGAATGTAGAGCCGAGTATCTTGGCTTCGTTAAATCAAGGGGAACTTTGAGATTAAGGGGGAACACCTCGTTCTTGGTGATTCCTCTCACGTCAATTACAAGTTTGAAGAGGCTGTTTCAGGTTTCAAAGAGACTTTCTATTCCAATTTTTGAAACCCAGGTAATCGAAGAAGTCAGATTAGATAGGAAACGCGGCGGAGAACTGAGTTATCTCTATGGAGAAGTTGAAGAATTTCTTCGAAGGAATGGAATATCTGTCCGAGATGATTCGATTCCACGACCTGTCAGGGAGGATCCGGTCTATTTCGGAGCCTTTCTTAGAGGCCTTTATCTGGCCGGTGGATCCGTAGTCGATCCTTCTAAGGAGTATCATCTTGAGATTACTCTCGATACAACCGAAGCATTTGTAAATTCGGTGAAACAGTATGTTTCTGAGAACTTCAACATAAAAGTCGGTGTGGTGAAGGTCAGGGACAAATTCAAAGCATATGTGAAGTCCTCGATGGATATCATCGAGCTACTTTCCCTGATGGGTGGAAAGAAGACCGTCACAAGGCTTTCCAGCGCTATAGAAGTGAGAAAGATCAGGAGTGATGTTAGTAGAACCCTGAACTTCTTGACAGCAAATGCAAATAAGTCCGGACAGGCCATGGCAAAACACGTCAAGGCCATCAGAATTGTCGACAGGAAGCTAGGAATAGAAAATCTGGAAGAGGACCTTCAACAGGTTGCCATTCTACGTCTGGAGAACGAGGATCTCAATTTGAGAGAGCTCGGCGAAATCATGAATCCACCGATGAGCAAGTCAGCAGTATATAATAGGTTGAAAAAACTAATGGCGTTGGCCGAAGAGCTAGGAGATAAATAAATGAAATGTCCATTTTGTGGTGGAGATTCTACGAGAGTCCTGGATTCAAGACCAACCGATGAAAACACTTCGATTCGGAGAAGAAGAGAGTGTGAGAAATGTGGTGCTAGATTCACGACATACGAGAGATATGAAAGACTTCCCTTTTTGGTGGTGAAGAAAGACGGACGGAGAGAGAAGTTCAGCAGGGAGAAACTCTTGAATGGACTGCTAAGAGCCTGTGAGAAGAGACCAATATCTGTTGATACAGTTAATGAAATCGTTGATTCCGTTGAAAACGAAGTCGTGAAGTCCGGGAAACATGAAGTTGTTTCAAGCGAGATTGGTGAGATGGTGATGACTAAACTCAAGTCTCTGGACAGGGTTGCGTATGTTAGATTCGCATCTGTTTACAAGGAATTTAGAGATTTAGACCATTTCATGGATATAATTGAGGAACTCAGAGACGACAGAAATCGTTGAATGGAGGGGTCCAGGTCGTGAAGAAGAAAGTGATCTACCTTACGCAAGAAGGCTTCAACGGAATGAAAGAGGAACTGGAAAGCCTCAGGAAAAAGCTAATGTACGATATTGCTGAAAGGATTAAGGAAGCCAGGGAACTGGGCGATCTCAGCGAAAACAGCGAATACGATGAGGCCAAGAATGAGCAGGGAAGAATCGACAGCAGAATAAAACAGCTGGAAGAGATTCTCAACAATGCCGAGATCATTGAGGACGACGGCGACCTCAGCACTGTGAAGTTGGGTTATGTTGTGGAGTTACTGAATATAGATACGAATGAAAAATCTCAATTCAGAATCGTTAATGCTCAGGAAGCTAACATATTTGAAGGGAAGATCTCTTCCGATTCTCCTATTGGGCGCGGAGTGTTGACGCACAAAGTCAATGAGGTGGTAAGGGTGAAGACTCCTGCGGGTTGGGCGAAATACAAGATTCTTACCATCGGAAAGTGATGGGGATATCTAATGAGTGAAGAAACACGTAGACAGAGAATCGAAGAGATAAATCAGATGCGTCAGGAGGGTATTGAACCTTACCCGTATAGCTTTGATAAGACGCACTGGGCAGCTCAGATCAAGAGCGAGTTCGCCTATCTTCAAAATTCGGAAACGAAGGAAGATACAGTTCTTAGTACGGCCGGCAGAGTTGTCGCCGTGAGAAATCACGGAAAATCGAGCTTCTTTGTCTTGAGGGATAACTCTGACAGAATCCAGGCATACATCAGGCTTGACGGAGTGGGAGCGGAGAGCTTCGAGGTTTTCAAGAAATACGTTAATATTGGTGATTTTGTCGGCGTAAAGGGATTTCCCTTCAAGACCCACACGGGAGAGATATCCGTTTTTGTTAAGGAGTTCGAAATACTCTCCAAGTCTATCAGGATGATGCCGGAGAAGTGGCACGGCGTCAAGGACAAGGAGATAATCTACAGGCAAAGATACGTAGAGATGCTTTCAAGTGACGACGCGCTGAAGAGATTCAAGATTCGTTCCGAGCTGTTCCGGCTGGTCAGAGAATTTCTTCAGTCCAAGAATTTTGTTGAAGTGGACACTCCAATGCTCCATTATTTGACCGGGGGTGCGTCAGCGAGACCATTCAAGACTCATATCAACGTCTTCGAGTCGGATATGTACTTGAGGATAGCGGAAGAGCTCTTCCTCAAAAGGTATCTGGTCGGAGGATTTGAGAGAATCTTTGAAATCGGGAAGAACTTCCGAAACGAAGGTGTCTCATACAAGCATCATCCTGAGTTTACGATGATGGAATTGTACTGGGCTTACGCGGACTACAACGACATAATGAACATCACCGAAGAGATGATAAATTTCGTGGTCCGTGAGATCGCTGGCTCGGAGATTATTTCATACCAGGGTAAAGAGATCGATTTTTCAAGGCCTTGGCGCAGAGTGAAGATGGCAGATTTTATCAAGGAGAATCTAGGCGTTGATATCCTGGAGGACTCAGATGATAGAATGATGGCCGTCCTTAAGAAACACAACACAGAACCGGAGATTAAAGAGAGAGGCCATTTAATCGAAAAATTGTGGGATTTGGTTGAGCATAATCTTGTGAATCCCACCTTTGTTACCGAACACCCGGTAATTATTTCTCCGCTTTCAAAGGTGCACAGAGAAGACTCAAGAGTTACAGAGAGATTTGAACTGATAATAAGCTCGATGGAAATGGCTAATGCTTTCAGTGAGCTGAATGATCCTATAGAGCAGTACAACCGTTTCCTCCATCAGGCGGGTTTAAGGGATATAGGTGATGAGGAAGCTCAAATGATGGATCATGACTTTATCAGAGCCCTCGAATACGGTATGCCCCCTACGGGTGGGCTTGGAGTGGGTTGGGACAGGATAATTATGCTGGTTACTGATTCCCCATCGATCAGGGATATAATTCCCTTTCCACTTGTAAGACCTATCTCCTTTGAGGAAGAAGAAGCATTAGAGATAAGCGATGAACAGTAGAGGTGATTTGATGACTCTTTATGATCGCATTCAGCAGGATATGAAAGAAGCAATGAAGGCAAGAGACTCTCTCAAGACCAATACACTGAGAAGCGTGATCTCGTCGGTAAAGATGTATCTTGCCTCTTCTGAAGAAGCTAGATCGGGTGAGCTAACGGATGAGATTGTGATTGGCCTTGTAAGAAAAGAGGCGAAAAAACGTGAAGAGTCCATCGAAGCGTACAGAAAGGCTGAAAGAGACGATTTAGTACAAAGTGAATCCGAAGAGCTCGAAATACTTAAGAGTTATCTTCCCGAAGAAATGAGTCCTGATGAAATAAGAGCAGTAGCACTAAAGACAATCGAGGATTTGAAGGCAAACAACCCCTCCGATCTGGGAAAGGTTATGAGAGAACTGATGGTTAGATTGAAGGGGAGAGTGGATGGGAAACTCGTCAACAAGATTGTCAGGGAGCTTTTGGAGAGTAGATGAAAGTCGAGTTCTTGACTGCAGAAATCGGGAGCACCACTACGGTGCTCTCTGCTTTTTCATGTGACGCTTCTGGATCGATGAGATTTGTGGGACAGGGTGAGTCCTATACGACCGTAAATGAGAACGATGTCACAATCGGCATTGACAATGCTTTGAGAAACCTGAAGAGATCTCTGGGCTGCGACAACCTCGAATGGAGTGTCTTCCTGGCTTCCTCAAGCGCGGCCGGCGGTTTGAGAATGACGGTTCATGGACTGGTGTACGACATGACCGTAAAGGCGGCAAGAGAAGCTGCCCTGGGAGCTGGCGGAGTGATAAAGCTGGTAACAGCCGGCAAATTGAGTGAGAGAGATCTAAAGAAGATTGAGGCAGCCAATCCAAAGCTTATACTTCTTGCAGGTGGGGTCGATTACGGAGAAAAAGAGACTGTGGTACATAACGCCGAGATTCTTAGAGATCTCGATCAGAATATTCCAATAATATTCGCTGGGAATGTTGCTGCTGCCGATGACGTTCTAGAAATAATCTCGACAAACGGGAGAGACGTCCATATTGTCGACAATGTTTATCCGCGAATAGACGAGCTAAACGTCGAACCAACGAGACAAGTGATTCGTGAAGTCTTCTCCAAAAATATCGTCAATGGCCCCGGGATGGAAAAGGTCTATTCAGTCATTGACAAACCGATAATACCGACTCCCGCGGCCGTCATGCTGGCGACGGAACTCTTTTCCCAAGTCAATGACGACGTTATTGTGGTAGATATCGGGGGAGCAACCACCGATGTCGATTCCGTTACAGACGGAGATCCCGAAATAGCGTCGATCTTGCTGGCTCCCGAGCCAAGATCAAAGAGAACGGTTGAAGGTGATCTTGGAATCTATGTAAACGCCAGTCATGTAATAGAGCAAATCGGAAGAGATGAACTGGGGAAAGAGTTTCCCGACCTTGAGAACATCCTTCGAAACCTAACTCCTTATCCAAAGAATGATCGTGATGAGGCTTTCTCCTTGAGATTGGCCGCATACTGTTTCGAGACCTCTATCCGAAGACACGCAGGAACCATAAAACAGCTCTATGGTCCGACTGGTAGAACCGAAGTTGCTTATGGGAAGGATCTGACCGCCGTGAAATCGGTGATCGGCACCGGAGGAATCCTTAGTAGATCGAAATTCTCTTCGAAGATTATGAAGATCGTACGGACTCTCTCCGCGAAACACGAAA encodes:
- a CDS encoding GlmL-related ornithine degradation protein, with translation MKVEFLTAEIGSTTTVLSAFSCDASGSMRFVGQGESYTTVNENDVTIGIDNALRNLKRSLGCDNLEWSVFLASSSAAGGLRMTVHGLVYDMTVKAAREAALGAGGVIKLVTAGKLSERDLKKIEAANPKLILLAGGVDYGEKETVVHNAEILRDLDQNIPIIFAGNVAAADDVLEIISTNGRDVHIVDNVYPRIDELNVEPTRQVIREVFSKNIVNGPGMEKVYSVIDKPIIPTPAAVMLATELFSQVNDDVIVVDIGGATTDVDSVTDGDPEIASILLAPEPRSKRTVEGDLGIYVNASHVIEQIGRDELGKEFPDLENILRNLTPYPKNDRDEAFSLRLAAYCFETSIRRHAGTIKQLYGPTGRTEVAYGKDLTAVKSVIGTGGILSRSKFSSKIMKIVRTLSAKHEKELLPKSSVRLFRDRNYIFGAVGLISTVDLPSARDLVENSLEELNTT
- the zapA gene encoding cell division protein ZapA, with amino-acid sequence MKRSVSLDLGGRKYTFLTSDPQELVDQVFSKIGELYDSLKNNEEEIGYEKILVGISVNLAHDLVRSQNELLRLKAKYEEVLSEYFQGRDEVEK
- the greA gene encoding transcription elongation factor GreA; the encoded protein is MKKKVIYLTQEGFNGMKEELESLRKKLMYDIAERIKEARELGDLSENSEYDEAKNEQGRIDSRIKQLEEILNNAEIIEDDGDLSTVKLGYVVELLNIDTNEKSQFRIVNAQEANIFEGKISSDSPIGRGVLTHKVNEVVRVKTPAGWAKYKILTIGK
- a CDS encoding GatB/YqeY domain-containing protein, yielding MTLYDRIQQDMKEAMKARDSLKTNTLRSVISSVKMYLASSEEARSGELTDEIVIGLVRKEAKKREESIEAYRKAERDDLVQSESEELEILKSYLPEEMSPDEIRAVALKTIEDLKANNPSDLGKVMRELMVRLKGRVDGKLVNKIVRELLESR
- the whiA gene encoding DNA-binding protein WhiA, yielding MSYADKLKEELCHLPLDDQAECRAEYLGFVKSRGTLRLRGNTSFLVIPLTSITSLKRLFQVSKRLSIPIFETQVIEEVRLDRKRGGELSYLYGEVEEFLRRNGISVRDDSIPRPVREDPVYFGAFLRGLYLAGGSVVDPSKEYHLEITLDTTEAFVNSVKQYVSENFNIKVGVVKVRDKFKAYVKSSMDIIELLSLMGGKKTVTRLSSAIEVRKIRSDVSRTLNFLTANANKSGQAMAKHVKAIRIVDRKLGIENLEEDLQQVAILRLENEDLNLRELGEIMNPPMSKSAVYNRLKKLMALAEELGDK
- the murI gene encoding glutamate racemase, which produces MTRLRSRLRIGVFDSGIGGLTVLKRLVETLPEGVSFHYFADTARVPYGSKPVETLRRYVREIFDLFAHLNVDAIVTACNTSDSILTQSDKAELGVPYFSIIDPTVRRIGESAPGNSTVAIIATENTVKKSLYLRKLFRYESFSKIVQKACPLFVPLIEEGIWEGEIVDSIVKYYLNDFAEIEPDFMILGCTHYPFIKNSIERFLPSKTKVVDPSEYIVRDVADWATILSPEPSTVDYYVSGNTRIFQDILKRYLGRFENVKGVDLNVTGINVRGRV
- the lysS gene encoding lysine--tRNA ligase; amino-acid sequence: MSEETRRQRIEEINQMRQEGIEPYPYSFDKTHWAAQIKSEFAYLQNSETKEDTVLSTAGRVVAVRNHGKSSFFVLRDNSDRIQAYIRLDGVGAESFEVFKKYVNIGDFVGVKGFPFKTHTGEISVFVKEFEILSKSIRMMPEKWHGVKDKEIIYRQRYVEMLSSDDALKRFKIRSELFRLVREFLQSKNFVEVDTPMLHYLTGGASARPFKTHINVFESDMYLRIAEELFLKRYLVGGFERIFEIGKNFRNEGVSYKHHPEFTMMELYWAYADYNDIMNITEEMINFVVREIAGSEIISYQGKEIDFSRPWRRVKMADFIKENLGVDILEDSDDRMMAVLKKHNTEPEIKERGHLIEKLWDLVEHNLVNPTFVTEHPVIISPLSKVHREDSRVTERFELIISSMEMANAFSELNDPIEQYNRFLHQAGLRDIGDEEAQMMDHDFIRALEYGMPPTGGLGVGWDRIIMLVTDSPSIRDIIPFPLVRPISFEEEEALEISDEQ
- the nrdR gene encoding transcriptional regulator NrdR, with the protein product MKCPFCGGDSTRVLDSRPTDENTSIRRRRECEKCGARFTTYERYERLPFLVVKKDGRREKFSREKLLNGLLRACEKRPISVDTVNEIVDSVENEVVKSGKHEVVSSEIGEMVMTKLKSLDRVAYVRFASVYKEFRDLDHFMDIIEELRDDRNR
- a CDS encoding gluconeogenesis factor YvcK family protein, which produces MSKIVLVGGGTGLSTFARVIKDFVTSLTLIVAVTDDGGSSGILREALGMPPPGDVRNNIIALADDEELLTKVFSHRFSAPAMNGHSLGNIIIAGLMEMCGGFSEAVLTASRMLKIKGIVLPVAEDLVSLVGELDDGTIVKGESRVSAAGKRLKKVSLDRTCEALPEVSDSLVSADTIIIGPGSLFTSVVPNFLVSGVKEALKRSQARKIYVCNIMTQPGETDDFSLAKHVQIAESYCGVEFDLIFWTEIGGVASSVLSRYEEKGSRPVENDMISDGRVKVITGATTEFIDDGRRRPVLRHSRAGIISILHELGLLGEEGI